A section of the Papio anubis isolate 15944 chromosome 2, Panubis1.0, whole genome shotgun sequence genome encodes:
- the LOC116273796 gene encoding multifunctional methyltransferase subunit TRM112-like protein — MKLLTHNLLSSHVRGVGSRGFPLRLQATEVRICPVEFNPNFVARMIPKVEWAAFLEAADNLSLIQVPKGPVEGYEENEEFLRTMHHLLLEVEVIEGTLQCPESGRMFPISRGIPNMLLSEEETES, encoded by the coding sequence ATGAAACTGCTCACCCACAATCTGCTGAGCTCGCATGTGCGGGGGGTGGGCTCCCGTGGCTTCCCCCTGCGCCTCCAGGCCACTGAGGTCCGTATCTGCCCTGTGGAGTTCAACCCCAACTTCGTGGCGCGTATGATACCTAAGGTGGAGTGGGCGGCGTTCCTGGAAGCGGCCGATAATTTGAGCCTGATCCAGGTGCCTAAAGGGCCGGTTGAGGGATATGAGGAGAATGAAGAGTTTCTGAGGACCATGCACCATCTGCTGCTGGAGGTGGAAGTGATAGAGGGCACCCTGCAGTGCCCGGAGTCTGGACGTATGTTCCCCATCAGCCGCGGGATCCCCAACATGCTGCTGagtgaagaggaaactgagagttGA